Genomic window (Candidatus Leptovillus gracilis):
TTCACAGGCCATCATGGTCGTCGCCGCAGCCGACAGGTCGATTGTCAGATTGGCGCCGTCCTGTGTAAGTGGCGCTGAACCGGTTACAACCGTCTGTACCAAAGGCCGTGCCATCTGTGCCAAACTG
Coding sequences:
- a CDS encoding META domain-containing protein; translated protein: MVQTVVTGSAPLTQDGANLTIDLSAAATTMMACEDPIMNQATAYMAALDSATSFTASAIS